One Microbacter margulisiae genomic window carries:
- a CDS encoding four helix bundle protein, producing the protein MNNIAEDSESGTDGLFIRYLYTTKGSCGEVRSMLYLCEDLNYCSNKDATTLKKSVINISLALQKLIDKLKKKRQMAV; encoded by the coding sequence ATGAATAACATTGCAGAGGATTCAGAATCAGGGACAGATGGTTTGTTTATTCGTTATTTGTACACTACAAAAGGGAGTTGTGGAGAAGTTCGGAGTATGCTCTATCTTTGTGAGGACTTGAATTATTGTTCCAATAAGGATGCCACTACCTTGAAAAAAAGCGTCATAAATATTTCATTGGCACTACAAAAACTGATTGATAAGTTGAAGAAAAAACGGCAAATGGCGGTTTAA